A window from Aquabacterium sp. NJ1 encodes these proteins:
- a CDS encoding EAL domain-containing protein has translation MLIDIRKTEEESQWLHRCAWAVLVVGLLLSGFAWWRTSDRIQKAADATFAQQTADVTEHVDQLVDHYLDVLRSFQAMYLVSEKVTRPAFHQHYMNMNITSEYPAFVAVQYAQLIGHPDKAGFEAAVRADTSLDAQGYPGYKILPEGERAQYLPVLFNEPMTPNKRVLGLDAAFDPARREVMERARDSGLAQVSAPMSTVQGTSDHQGIIVRVPVYRPGTRVDDTHSRRAAFVGLISGVIRTADLMKQAAQLKDWQHLHWTVNDMGSDLDPERATAQLVFDSASEMDKGYRSAATSDDLDRRTTRLDLGGRHWEMRFVREPVRARTQAYPLVLLLGGILASIGLWWAIRNAANRHALAASMAMDLSQQARDSESRLRSLLDNTVDGILTLSPSGEILGVNRAICLIFGHDEASMVGQHLSRLLPSAAQVGQPLRMDAFLQAQTVGIDGVGRRTEGVRANGADFPVDMAVSSMALNGQTQFIAVLRDLSAQVSAEKAILEAQRQLNEVDEMRRVIVHNAPYAIFVLNPQGVIQTVNPAGEKLLGTKAQDLVGRCTTRRFFDADQVSERARMLALRLNEPVRELDVLTHLAHESPGLPSEWTMRRDDGSFLIAEITVTELSNEYGQRSGYLAMAYDVTSRRDAEHQLQHMAQHDALTSLPNRNMLQEQLKACMGIAERHGYHMAMMFLDVDRFKKINDSLGHHVGDSVLAEIARRLRTGMRTSDIVARLGGDEFVILLPQITAVEDGERVAQKVLDLFADPLRIGSHELRVTPSIGLAIYPEHGADTITLMRHADLAMYQAKSNGRNRVQLYSDKMQAPTAEALVLENDLYKALERDELRLHFQPQFDCATGRISGAEALLRWEHGGKLVPPSDFIPLAEETGLIVAMGEWVLRRACIMAQQWRERSGWPLRVAVNLSAVQLDQADIPGLVAQVLKETGLPPTALELEITESVVVRESLRAADILTQLRAVGVSIAIDDFGVGYSSFAYLRELPVDRLKLDRSFLSSIPDSPGDSRLVAALIAMGHRLEVGIVAEGVETPEQAAFLVTHGCDEAQGYHLGRPMNEAAFEALLMEHSRAQALQPATPTERKATAPAAKEPEPPTSERTAASPTLID, from the coding sequence ATGCTGATCGACATTCGCAAGACAGAAGAAGAATCGCAATGGCTGCATCGCTGCGCGTGGGCGGTGCTCGTCGTTGGCTTGCTGCTCAGCGGCTTTGCCTGGTGGCGTACCAGTGACCGCATCCAGAAAGCAGCTGACGCCACCTTTGCCCAGCAAACGGCCGATGTCACCGAGCACGTCGACCAGCTTGTGGACCACTATCTGGACGTGCTGCGCAGCTTCCAGGCCATGTACCTGGTGAGCGAGAAGGTCACGCGCCCGGCCTTCCATCAGCACTACATGAACATGAACATCACGTCGGAGTACCCGGCGTTCGTGGCGGTTCAGTATGCGCAATTGATCGGCCACCCGGACAAGGCCGGCTTCGAGGCCGCCGTGCGGGCCGATACCAGCCTGGATGCGCAGGGCTACCCGGGCTACAAGATCCTGCCCGAGGGCGAGCGCGCGCAATACCTGCCCGTGCTGTTCAACGAACCCATGACGCCCAACAAGCGCGTGCTGGGACTGGACGCGGCTTTTGATCCAGCCCGGCGCGAGGTGATGGAACGCGCCCGCGACAGCGGCCTGGCCCAGGTGTCTGCGCCCATGAGCACCGTGCAAGGTACATCCGACCACCAAGGCATCATCGTGCGCGTGCCGGTCTACCGGCCCGGCACGCGCGTAGATGACACCCACAGCCGCCGTGCCGCCTTTGTCGGCCTGATCAGCGGCGTCATCCGCACGGCGGACCTGATGAAGCAGGCTGCCCAGCTCAAGGACTGGCAGCACCTGCACTGGACGGTCAACGACATGGGCTCGGACCTCGACCCGGAACGGGCCACGGCCCAACTGGTGTTCGACAGTGCGAGCGAGATGGACAAGGGCTACCGCAGCGCGGCCACCAGCGACGACCTTGACCGGCGCACCACGCGGCTGGATCTGGGTGGCCGGCATTGGGAGATGCGCTTCGTGCGTGAACCCGTGCGCGCGCGCACGCAGGCCTACCCGCTGGTCTTGCTGCTGGGCGGCATCCTGGCCTCCATCGGGCTGTGGTGGGCCATCCGCAATGCGGCCAACCGCCATGCCCTGGCCGCCTCGATGGCCATGGACCTCAGCCAGCAGGCGCGTGACAGCGAAAGCCGCCTGCGCTCCTTGCTGGACAACACCGTGGACGGCATCCTGACCCTGTCGCCTTCCGGCGAGATCCTCGGCGTGAACCGCGCCATCTGCCTGATCTTCGGCCATGACGAAGCCAGCATGGTCGGCCAGCACCTGAGCCGGTTGCTGCCCTCTGCCGCCCAGGTGGGCCAGCCATTGCGCATGGACGCCTTCCTGCAAGCGCAGACCGTGGGCATCGACGGCGTCGGACGCCGTACCGAAGGGGTGCGCGCCAATGGGGCCGATTTCCCCGTGGACATGGCCGTTAGCAGCATGGCGCTCAATGGGCAGACCCAGTTCATCGCGGTGCTGCGTGACCTCTCCGCGCAGGTGTCGGCCGAAAAAGCCATCCTCGAAGCCCAGCGCCAGCTCAATGAAGTCGACGAGATGCGGCGCGTCATCGTGCACAACGCGCCGTATGCGATCTTCGTGCTCAACCCGCAAGGGGTGATCCAGACCGTCAACCCGGCAGGCGAAAAGCTGCTGGGCACCAAGGCGCAGGATCTGGTGGGCCGCTGCACGACCCGGCGCTTCTTCGATGCCGACCAGGTGAGCGAGCGTGCGCGCATGCTGGCCTTGCGGCTCAACGAGCCGGTCCGGGAGCTGGATGTGCTCACGCATCTGGCGCACGAATCGCCCGGCCTGCCCAGTGAATGGACCATGCGCCGCGATGACGGCAGCTTCCTGATCGCCGAGATCACCGTGACCGAGTTGAGCAACGAGTACGGCCAACGCAGCGGTTACCTGGCGATGGCCTACGACGTGACCTCGCGCCGCGATGCCGAACACCAGCTGCAGCACATGGCCCAGCATGATGCGCTGACCTCGCTGCCCAACCGCAATATGCTGCAGGAGCAGCTCAAGGCCTGCATGGGCATCGCCGAGCGCCACGGGTACCACATGGCCATGATGTTCCTGGACGTGGACCGCTTCAAGAAGATCAACGACAGCCTGGGCCACCATGTGGGCGACAGCGTGCTGGCCGAGATCGCCCGCCGCCTGCGCACCGGCATGCGCACCTCGGACATCGTGGCCCGCCTGGGTGGCGACGAGTTCGTGATCCTGCTGCCCCAGATCACCGCCGTGGAAGACGGCGAGCGTGTGGCGCAGAAGGTGCTGGACCTGTTTGCCGACCCGCTGCGCATCGGCTCGCACGAGCTGCGTGTCACGCCCAGCATCGGCCTGGCCATCTACCCCGAACATGGCGCCGACACCATCACGCTGATGCGCCACGCCGACCTGGCCATGTACCAGGCCAAGAGCAATGGCCGCAACCGCGTGCAGCTCTACAGCGACAAGATGCAGGCCCCGACGGCCGAAGCCCTGGTGCTGGAAAACGACCTGTACAAGGCGCTGGAGCGCGACGAGCTGCGCCTGCACTTCCAGCCCCAGTTTGATTGCGCCACGGGCCGAATCAGCGGCGCCGAAGCCCTGCTGCGCTGGGAGCATGGCGGCAAGCTGGTGCCCCCATCTGACTTCATCCCCCTGGCCGAAGAAACCGGCCTCATCGTCGCCATGGGCGAGTGGGTGCTGCGCCGCGCCTGCATCATGGCGCAGCAATGGCGCGAGCGCTCGGGCTGGCCGCTGCGTGTGGCCGTGAACCTGTCGGCCGTGCAGCTGGACCAGGCCGACATCCCCGGCCTGGTGGCGCAGGTGCTCAAAGAAACCGGCCTGCCGCCCACCGCGCTGGAGCTGGAGATCACCGAGAGCGTGGTGGTGCGTGAATCGCTGCGCGCCGCCGACATCCTGACGCAATTGCGCGCCGTGGGCGTGAGCATCGCCATCGACGATTTCGGCGTGGGCTACTCCAGCTTCGCCTACCTGCGCGAACTGCCCGTGGACCGGCTCAAGCTGGACCGTAGCTTCCTGTCGTCCATCCCCGATTCGCCAGGCGACAGCCGCCTGGTGGCCGCCTTGATCGCCATGGGGCACCGGCTGGAGGTGGGCATCGTCGCCGAGGGCGTCGAAACGCCCGAGCAGGCGGCCTTCCTGGTCACGCACGGTTGCGACGAGGCGCAGGGCTACCACCTGGGCCGCCCCATGAACGAGGCCGCCTTCGAGGCCTTGTTGATGGAGCACAGCCGGGCGCAGGCGCTCCAGCCCGCCACCCCGACCGAGCGCAAGGCCACGGCGCCCGCCGCCAAGGAGCCTGAGCCCCCCACGTCCGAGCGCACAGCCGCCAGCCCCACCTTGATCGACTGA
- the htpX gene encoding zinc metalloprotease HtpX — MFNMMKTAILMAAITALFMAIGGMIGGRSGMMLALVVALGMNFFSYWFSDQMVLKMYNAREVDETSAPRFYAMVKELAQRAQLPMPRVYLIDEAAPNAFATGRNPEHAAVAATTGIINVLTDRELRGVMAHELAHVQHRDILISTISATMAGAISMLANFAAFFGGRDSEGRPANPIAGIAVAILAPLAASLIQMAISRAREFEADRGGAEISGDPQALASALEKIHRYAQGIPLETAEAHPETAQMMIMNPLSGGGLRSLFSTHPATEERVARLMAMVR, encoded by the coding sequence ATGTTCAACATGATGAAAACCGCCATCCTCATGGCGGCAATCACCGCCCTGTTCATGGCCATTGGCGGCATGATCGGTGGCCGCTCCGGCATGATGCTGGCGCTGGTCGTCGCCCTGGGCATGAACTTCTTCAGCTACTGGTTCAGCGACCAGATGGTGCTCAAGATGTACAACGCCCGCGAGGTGGATGAAACCTCCGCGCCGCGCTTCTACGCCATGGTCAAGGAGCTGGCCCAGCGTGCCCAGCTGCCCATGCCCCGCGTCTACCTGATCGACGAGGCCGCGCCCAACGCCTTCGCCACGGGCCGCAACCCCGAGCATGCGGCCGTGGCCGCCACCACCGGCATCATCAATGTGCTGACCGACCGCGAACTGCGCGGCGTAATGGCGCACGAGCTGGCCCACGTCCAACACCGCGACATCCTCATCAGCACCATCAGCGCCACCATGGCCGGTGCCATCTCGATGCTGGCCAACTTCGCCGCCTTCTTTGGTGGCCGAGATTCGGAAGGCCGCCCCGCCAACCCGATTGCCGGCATCGCCGTGGCCATCCTGGCCCCTCTGGCCGCCAGCCTGATCCAGATGGCCATCAGCCGTGCGCGCGAGTTCGAGGCCGACCGCGGCGGCGCCGAGATCAGCGGGGACCCGCAGGCCCTGGCCAGCGCCCTGGAAAAGATCCACCGTTATGCGCAAGGCATCCCGCTGGAAACCGCCGAAGCCCACCCCGAGACGGCGCAGATGATGATCATGAACCCGCTGTCGGGTGGTGGCCTGCGCAGCCTGTTCTCCACGCACCCGGCCACCGAGGAGCGCGTGGCCCGCTTGATGGCCATGGTCCGTTGA
- the fmt gene encoding methionyl-tRNA formyltransferase, with amino-acid sequence MSKLRVAFAGTPEFASEALRAILAAGFDVPLVLTQPDRPAGRGMKLQASPVKQLAQQHGITVAQPHSLKLDGKYPDEAKAAQAALQAAAPDVLVVAAYGLILPQWTLDLPRLGCLNIHGSLLPRWRGAAPIHRAIEAGDAETGITIMQMDAGLDTGDMLLVEKEAIRPDDTTASLHDRLAALGGRLIVEALECAACSGLKATPQPAEGVNYAHKIEKAEAAIDWAQPASQIARRVRAFDPFPGTTFQWPGEEDGGADTTRDTIKDIIKLWAADLVPDASGTPGQILQAQGDTLVVACGEQALALRTLQKPGGKRISARDFLQNARTIPSTLA; translated from the coding sequence ATGAGCAAGCTCCGAGTCGCGTTCGCCGGCACGCCCGAATTTGCCAGTGAAGCCCTGCGCGCCATCCTGGCCGCAGGCTTTGACGTGCCCCTGGTGCTGACCCAGCCCGATCGCCCCGCTGGCCGCGGCATGAAGCTGCAGGCCTCGCCGGTCAAGCAACTGGCCCAGCAGCATGGCATCACGGTGGCGCAGCCCCACAGCCTGAAGCTGGACGGCAAGTACCCCGATGAGGCCAAGGCCGCGCAAGCCGCCTTGCAGGCCGCCGCCCCCGATGTGCTGGTGGTGGCCGCCTATGGCCTGATCCTGCCTCAGTGGACGCTGGACCTGCCTCGCCTGGGCTGCCTCAACATCCACGGTTCGCTGCTGCCGCGCTGGCGTGGTGCGGCCCCCATCCACCGCGCCATCGAAGCCGGCGACGCGGAGACCGGCATCACCATCATGCAGATGGACGCGGGCCTGGACACCGGCGACATGCTGCTGGTCGAAAAGGAAGCCATTCGACCGGACGACACCACCGCCTCGCTGCACGACCGCCTGGCGGCACTGGGCGGACGCCTGATCGTGGAGGCCCTGGAATGCGCGGCCTGCAGCGGCCTGAAGGCCACGCCGCAGCCCGCTGAAGGCGTGAACTACGCCCACAAGATCGAAAAGGCCGAAGCCGCCATCGACTGGGCGCAGCCTGCATCGCAGATCGCCCGCCGCGTGCGGGCCTTCGACCCCTTCCCCGGCACGACTTTCCAGTGGCCTGGCGAGGAGGACGGCGGGGCAGACACCACCCGGGACACCATCAAGGACATCATCAAGTTATGGGCCGCCGACCTGGTGCCCGATGCCAGCGGCACACCCGGCCAGATCCTGCAAGCCCAGGGCGACACCCTGGTGGTGGCCTGTGGCGAGCAGGCGCTGGCCTTGCGCACGCTGCAGAAACCGGGCGGCAAGCGCATTTCCGCACGTGATTTCCTGCAAAACGCAAGGACCATCCCGTCAACCCTGGCTTGA
- the def gene encoding peptide deformylase, which translates to MALLPILTYPDNRLHTVAKPVAQVDDRIRQLVDDMLETMYEAKGVGLAATQVDVHERVVVIDTSEERNKPLVLINPEITWASHEMLTWEEGCLSVPTIYDKVHRHVRVKVRALDRDGKTFELETDDDLLSVCVQHELDHLLGKVFVEYLSPLKRNRIKAKMQKKAREERTPA; encoded by the coding sequence ATGGCCCTGCTGCCCATCCTGACCTACCCCGACAACCGCCTGCACACGGTGGCCAAGCCTGTTGCCCAGGTGGACGACCGCATCCGCCAACTGGTTGATGACATGCTGGAAACCATGTACGAAGCCAAGGGCGTGGGCCTGGCCGCCACCCAGGTGGACGTGCACGAACGTGTGGTCGTGATCGACACCAGCGAAGAGCGCAACAAGCCGCTGGTGCTGATCAACCCCGAGATCACCTGGGCCAGCCACGAGATGCTGACCTGGGAAGAGGGCTGCCTGTCGGTGCCGACCATCTACGACAAGGTGCACCGCCATGTGCGCGTGAAGGTGCGCGCGCTCGACCGCGACGGCAAGACCTTCGAGCTGGAGACCGACGACGACCTGCTGTCCGTGTGCGTGCAGCATGAACTCGATCACCTGCTGGGCAAGGTGTTCGTGGAATACCTGTCGCCGCTCAAGCGCAACCGCATCAAGGCCAAGATGCAGAAAAAGGCCCGCGAAGAACGCACGCCGGCATGA
- a CDS encoding LysM peptidoglycan-binding domain-containing protein: MTQRSLSRTARITQTGGPALVRQARALSVSALAALGVLAGSLATTAHAEGFPNYPITPQQKATAAKVAEAGVPLSELSPNAPDTYTVKRGDTLWDISSLFLKTPWRWPELWGMNMQQIRNPHLIFPGQMLYLDKSNGRARLRVGEPVVGSGGTVKLSPRVREGSLDDAISSVRVHLLEPFFNEAVVFDTSEELLQAPRVVATQEGRVVLSRGETAYVRGDLGDRRDWRLFREPKPLRDPTTHEVLGYEAQYVGTATMTREGAEGTGADGGPVVIPSTFTITSLRQESVVGDRLAPVPPREYTNMVPHAPAQDISGQIVSIYGDALTAGQNQIVALNKGAKDGIERGHVLALWRAGVAMRDKTSDDKAMMALPDERHGLLFVFRVFDRVSYALILNVKEPVKAGDRFTQP; the protein is encoded by the coding sequence ATGACCCAGCGATCGCTGTCCCGTACGGCTCGGATCACGCAGACTGGCGGCCCCGCCCTTGTGCGCCAGGCCCGCGCCCTGAGTGTATCGGCGCTTGCTGCGCTGGGCGTGCTGGCTGGTAGTTTGGCCACGACGGCGCATGCCGAGGGCTTCCCCAACTACCCCATCACCCCGCAGCAAAAGGCCACGGCCGCCAAGGTGGCCGAAGCCGGCGTACCCCTGTCCGAGTTGTCGCCCAATGCGCCTGACACCTACACCGTCAAGCGCGGCGACACCCTGTGGGACATCTCCAGCCTGTTCCTGAAGACCCCCTGGCGCTGGCCCGAGCTCTGGGGCATGAACATGCAGCAGATCCGCAACCCGCACCTGATCTTCCCGGGGCAGATGCTGTACCTGGACAAGAGCAATGGCCGCGCCCGCCTGCGCGTGGGTGAGCCGGTTGTGGGCTCGGGCGGCACCGTCAAGCTGTCGCCACGCGTGCGTGAAGGCAGCCTGGACGACGCCATCAGCAGCGTGCGCGTGCACCTGCTGGAGCCCTTCTTCAACGAGGCCGTGGTGTTCGACACCAGCGAAGAGCTGCTGCAGGCGCCCCGCGTGGTGGCCACGCAAGAGGGCCGCGTGGTGCTGTCCCGCGGTGAAACCGCCTACGTGCGCGGTGACCTGGGTGACCGCCGTGACTGGCGCCTGTTCCGCGAGCCCAAGCCCCTGCGCGACCCGACCACGCACGAAGTGCTGGGCTATGAGGCGCAGTACGTGGGCACCGCCACCATGACGCGCGAGGGTGCGGAAGGGACCGGCGCCGATGGCGGCCCGGTGGTCATCCCCTCTACCTTCACCATCACCAGCCTGCGCCAGGAGTCTGTGGTGGGCGACCGCCTGGCCCCCGTGCCGCCGCGCGAGTACACCAACATGGTGCCGCACGCGCCCGCTCAGGACATCTCCGGCCAGATCGTGTCGATCTATGGCGATGCACTGACCGCCGGCCAGAATCAGATCGTGGCCCTCAACAAGGGCGCCAAGGACGGCATCGAGCGTGGCCACGTGCTGGCGCTGTGGCGCGCGGGTGTGGCCATGCGCGACAAGACCAGCGACGACAAGGCCATGATGGCCCTGCCGGACGAACGCCATGGCCTGCTGTTCGTGTTCCGCGTGTTTGATCGCGTGTCCTATGCCTTGATCCTCAACGTCAAGGAGCCGGTCAAGGCGGGCGACCGTTTCACGCAGCCTTGA
- the dprA gene encoding DNA-processing protein DprA: protein MEREELRTWLRLVLTPRVGPGSARKLLAALGSPQAVFAADEAALAALVSKRERTALGKEPEGLDEQVDATLAWLAQSPQLASGRMVRRLLSLADPAYPPMLLQAADPPLLLFAQGRLELLTRPAVAVVGSRHPSPQGRDNAYAFAKAMSQAGVTVVSGLALGVDGAAHTGALDGGLGSTIAVVGTGLDLVYPKAHQALAHRLGEQGLMLSEFALGTPPLTTNFPKRNRIVAALSRGTLVVEAAVQSGSLITARLAAEMGREVLAIPGSIHSPHARGCHALIKQGAKLVETAQDVLEELRLEGVPLGTPLPAGADERHADAGADAGADADATTPAHEDPILAAMGYDPVSQDALSARTGWGAADLGARLLELELMGQVARLPGQLFQRVASA, encoded by the coding sequence ATGGAGCGGGAGGAGTTGCGCACCTGGTTGCGCCTGGTGCTGACGCCACGCGTTGGCCCCGGCAGCGCCCGCAAGCTGCTGGCCGCGCTGGGTTCACCCCAGGCGGTGTTTGCCGCGGACGAGGCCGCCCTGGCTGCCTTGGTGAGCAAGCGCGAGCGCACGGCCCTGGGCAAGGAGCCCGAAGGGCTGGACGAGCAGGTGGACGCCACCCTGGCCTGGCTGGCGCAGTCACCTCAGCTGGCCAGTGGCCGCATGGTGCGGCGCCTGCTGAGTCTGGCCGATCCCGCCTACCCCCCCATGCTGCTGCAGGCCGCAGACCCACCCTTGTTGCTGTTCGCGCAAGGCAGGTTGGAACTCCTGACGCGCCCCGCCGTGGCCGTGGTGGGCAGCCGTCACCCCAGCCCGCAGGGCCGGGACAACGCCTACGCCTTTGCCAAGGCCATGAGCCAGGCGGGCGTCACGGTGGTGTCAGGGCTGGCGCTGGGGGTGGATGGCGCCGCCCACACCGGTGCGCTGGACGGCGGCCTGGGCAGCACCATCGCGGTGGTCGGCACGGGGCTGGACCTTGTCTACCCCAAGGCGCACCAGGCCCTGGCGCACCGCCTGGGCGAGCAGGGCTTGATGCTCAGCGAGTTCGCGCTGGGCACGCCGCCGCTCACCACCAACTTCCCCAAACGCAACCGCATCGTGGCGGCCTTGAGCCGGGGCACGCTGGTGGTCGAAGCCGCGGTGCAATCGGGCTCGCTGATCACGGCGCGCCTGGCCGCCGAGATGGGGCGCGAGGTGCTGGCGATCCCCGGCTCCATCCACTCACCACACGCGCGTGGCTGCCACGCCTTGATCAAGCAGGGCGCCAAGCTGGTGGAGACCGCGCAAGACGTGCTCGAAGAACTGCGCCTGGAGGGCGTTCCCCTGGGCACGCCTTTGCCCGCCGGTGCAGATGAGCGCCACGCCGATGCAGGTGCCGATGCAGGAGCCGATGCAGACGCCACCACCCCGGCGCATGAAGACCCCATCCTGGCCGCCATGGGCTACGACCCCGTCAGCCAGGATGCCTTGTCGGCCCGCACGGGCTGGGGCGCGGCCGACCTGGGCGCCCGCCTGCTGGAGCTGGAGCTGATGGGGCAGGTGGCCCGCCTGCCTGGCCAGTTGTTCCAGCGCGTGGCCTCGGCCTGA
- the lipB gene encoding lipoyl(octanoyl) transferase LipB, with amino-acid sequence MSSTIIHNLGLVPYAPTMEAMQAFTDARTADTPDEIWVCQHPPTFTQGLAGKADHVLFNPEGPDHIPVVQTNRGGQVTYHGPGQVVAYPLLNLQRRGYFVKEYVYRLEEAIIRTLAHFGVTGHRVAGAPGIYVRLDDPFAHAALSTPADPRDPFKGLGKIAALGIKVSRHCTYHGMALNVAMDLRPYGRINPCGYQGLRTVDLASIGVDVGWDEVAAVQAHQLDLRLAP; translated from the coding sequence GTGAGCTCGACCATCATCCACAACCTGGGCCTGGTGCCCTACGCCCCCACGATGGAGGCCATGCAGGCCTTCACCGATGCCCGCACGGCCGACACGCCCGATGAAATCTGGGTGTGCCAGCACCCGCCCACCTTCACGCAAGGCCTGGCCGGCAAGGCCGACCACGTGCTGTTCAACCCCGAAGGCCCCGACCACATCCCCGTGGTGCAGACCAATCGGGGCGGGCAGGTGACCTACCATGGGCCGGGCCAGGTCGTGGCCTACCCCTTGCTCAACCTCCAGCGCCGCGGCTACTTCGTCAAGGAGTACGTGTACCGGCTGGAAGAAGCCATCATCCGCACCCTGGCGCACTTTGGCGTCACCGGGCACCGTGTGGCCGGTGCCCCCGGCATCTACGTGCGCCTGGATGACCCTTTCGCGCATGCCGCCTTGAGCACCCCCGCCGACCCGCGTGACCCCTTCAAGGGCCTGGGCAAGATCGCCGCCCTGGGCATCAAGGTCAGCCGGCACTGCACCTACCACGGCATGGCGCTCAATGTGGCCATGGACCTGCGCCCTTATGGCCGCATCAACCCCTGCGGTTACCAGGGGCTGCGCACGGTGGACCTGGCCAGCATCGGTGTGGACGTGGGCTGGGATGAAGTGGCGGCCGTGCAGGCCCATCAGCTGGACCTGCGGCTGGCACCCTGA
- the lipA gene encoding lipoyl synthase, whose translation MSTENTPADPAAGQTPAAAYDPTAKQKAQAKTARIPIKVVPAEEVLRKPEWIRVKAGSPSTRFYEIKNILREHKLHTVCEEASCPNIGECFGHGTATFMIMGDKCTRRCPFCDVGHGRPDPLDANEPANLAKTIAALKLKYVVITSVDRDDLRDGGAGHFVECIKQIREQSPATRIEILVPDFRGRDERALEILKAAPPDVMNHNLETAPRLYKEARPGSDYQFSLNLLKKFKALHPDIPTKSGIMVGLGETDEEILQVMRDMRAHDIDMITIGQYLAPSGHHLPVRRYVHPDTFKMFEEEARKMGFTHAAVGAMVRSSYHADQQAMQAGVGVGDSN comes from the coding sequence ATGTCCACAGAAAACACCCCCGCTGATCCCGCCGCCGGCCAGACCCCTGCTGCGGCCTACGACCCCACCGCCAAGCAAAAAGCCCAGGCCAAGACGGCCCGCATCCCCATCAAGGTGGTGCCCGCGGAGGAAGTGCTGCGCAAGCCGGAATGGATCCGCGTCAAGGCGGGTTCGCCCAGCACGCGCTTTTACGAGATCAAGAACATCCTGCGCGAGCACAAGCTGCACACGGTGTGTGAAGAGGCTTCCTGCCCCAACATCGGCGAGTGCTTCGGCCATGGCACGGCCACCTTCATGATCATGGGTGACAAGTGCACGCGCCGCTGCCCCTTCTGTGACGTGGGCCACGGCCGCCCCGACCCGCTGGACGCCAACGAGCCGGCCAACCTGGCCAAGACCATTGCCGCGCTCAAACTCAAGTACGTGGTCATCACCAGCGTGGACCGCGATGACCTGCGTGACGGCGGCGCGGGCCACTTTGTCGAGTGCATCAAGCAGATCCGCGAACAGTCGCCCGCCACCCGCATCGAGATCCTGGTGCCTGACTTCCGCGGCCGCGACGAGCGCGCACTGGAGATCCTCAAGGCCGCGCCGCCGGATGTGATGAACCACAACCTGGAAACCGCGCCCCGCCTGTACAAGGAAGCGCGCCCGGGCAGCGATTACCAATTCAGCCTGAACCTGCTCAAGAAGTTCAAGGCCCTGCACCCGGACATCCCGACCAAGAGCGGCATCATGGTTGGCCTGGGTGAAACCGATGAAGAGATCCTGCAGGTGATGCGCGACATGCGCGCGCACGACATCGACATGATCACCATCGGCCAGTACCTGGCGCCCTCAGGCCACCACCTGCCGGTGCGCCGTTATGTGCACCCTGATACCTTCAAGATGTTCGAGGAAGAAGCCCGCAAGATGGGCTTCACGCACGCTGCCGTGGGCGCCATGGTGCGCAGCAGTTACCACGCGGACCAGCAGGCGATGCAGGCCGGGGTCGGTGTGGGCGACTCGAACTGA